GGTGAGGGTGTCGAAGTAGGCGCCGTGGACGAGCTCGACACCGCCCGCCTTCAGGCCCTCGGCGAGGATCGTGGCGTAGCGGTGGGTGCGGCGGGCGATGGTCCGCAGGCCCTCGGGGCCGTGGTAGACGGCGTACATGCCGGCCATGACGGCGAGCAGCACCTGCGCGGTACAGATGTTGCTGGTGGCCTTCTCACGGCGGATGTGCTGCTCACGGGTCTGCAGGGCGAGGCGGTAGGCCTTGTGGCCGTCGGCGTCGACGGACACGCCCACGAGACGGCCGGGCAGGCTGCGGGCGAACTTCTCGTGCACCGCCATGTAGCCCGCGTGCGGTCCGCCGAAGCCCATCGGGACGCCGAAGCGCTGGGTCGTGCCGATCGCGATGTCGGCGCCCAGCTCGCCCGGGGAGGTCAGCAGGGTGAGGGCCAGCAGGTCGGCGGCGACGGTGACGAGCGCGCCCAGCTCGTGCGCCTGCTCGATGACCGGCTTGATGTCGCGAACGGCACCGGAGGCGCCCGGGTACTGGATCAGCACGCCGTTGATCTCGCGCGCGGCGATGTCGGCCGGGATGCCGTCGGTGAGGTCGGCGACGACCACGTCCACGCCGGTCGGCTCGGCGCGCGTCTCGATGACGGCGATGGTCTGCGGCAGGGCGTCCGCGTCGACCAGGAACAGGCCCTTCTTGTTCTTGCCCATGCGCCGGGACAGCGACATCGCCTCGGCGGCGGCGGTGCCCTCGTCCAGCAGGGAGGCGCCGGAGGTCGGCAGGCCGGTCAGCTCGGCGACCATCGTCTGGAAGTTCAGCAGGGCCTCCAGCCGGCCCTGCGAGATCTCCGGCTGGTACGGGGTGTAGGCCGTGTACCAGGCCGGGTTCTCCATGACGTTGCGCAGCACGACCGGCGGGGTGAAGGTCCCGTAGTACCCGAGCCCGATCATGGAACCGAGGACCTGGTTGCGGTCGGCGAGCGAGCGCAGCTCGGCGAGGACCTCGGCCTCGGTGCGGGCGCCCGGCAGGTCCAGGGCGTCGGCGTTCTTGATCACATCCGGAACGGCGGCGGCGGTCAGCTCGTCGAGGGAGCCGTAGCCGACCTGCGCGAGCATCTTGGCCCGCGCCTCCTGGTCGGGCCCGATGTGGCGCTGCTCGAAGGGGATGCCCGCTTCGAGCTCGGAGAGCGGAATGCGATGGGCGGTCATTGCGGAGGCCTCCTGGTCTGACGCGACCTTCGAGGGACACCACGGCGCGGGTGTCCCGACGGCCTCCCCCTCTGTCATCTGCACCTGAGAGCTTCACCGGGCGCCCGAGGGTCCCGGCTTTCACCGTCGGTGAGAGCGGACGCCGTCGACACCCGCTCTGCTTTCCAGAGTGACCTCGTCCGTGCGGTACGTGGGCCTGAGAGATTCCGGGGAGGATTTGCTCCTTCGGCGCCTCCGAGGTGGTCGGAGGACTCTCCCGCACGGGGTCAGCAGCCGCTGTCAGCCTACCAGCGAGGTCAACGCCCGAGCCCTCGAGTGGCCGCCTCCCCGAATGTGCTCTTTTGTTGTGCTTACGGATGTGTTGCGACCAGCTGGAGGGAGAGGGACCGTGCAGACCGACATCGATCCGCGCAACCTGATCGGCCGCAAGGCGTTCGACCGCAATGGCACCAAGATCGGCACGATCGACGAGGTGTACCTCGACGACGCGACGGGCGTGCCGGAGTGGGCGGCCATACGCACCGGCCTGTTCTCCCGGGACGCCTTCGTGCCCCTCGAGCCCAGCGAACTGGTGGAAGGCGCCCTCCAGGTCCCCTTCGACCGCT
Above is a genomic segment from Streptomyces collinus Tu 365 containing:
- a CDS encoding PRC-barrel domain-containing protein → MQTDIDPRNLIGRKAFDRNGTKIGTIDEVYLDDATGVPEWAAIRTGLFSRDAFVPLEPSELVEGALQVPFDRSLIKDAPDFGVGRHLSPEQELQLYHHYGLDVTPPRAFPDHDFGKLAGTEET